The nucleotide sequence AGTACGAGACCGACCTGTACGCCCGCCTGGTCGACGCCGCAGGGGCGTCCATGGCCGCGGACACCCCCGGCGGCCAACGGCGCCGTGCACGCCGCATGTGGCGCATCGAGCAGGAACGCCGCCGCGACCGGGCCGCGCAGGAACGCCGCGAACGAGCCCGCCAACCGTCCCGGACCGGCTCCTCCGCGGCAGGCGACAGCGGCCGCACACTCCGCCTCATGGCCGTGCTCACGGAAGCCTTCGACGGATACGAGCGCGTCGCCGCGGCCATCGCGTCCGGGCGGCTCGCCGGGCCGCAACTCGCCGCCGCCGAGACCGAATACATCCGTCTCCGCGACCGCCTCGACGCGCTCCTGCCCACCAACCCCCAGAAGGAGAACCCCGATGACTGACCCGCCCGACGTCGACGCCCTGGAGCCCCGAGACGGCGAGACCCACGCCGAACTCGTCGCCCGCCTGCGCGCATGGGCCAAGGCGTACAAGAAGCGGCAGCGCGAGCAGGGCATCCGGGACGGCCGCCGGAGCCCCCGCACCCAACGCGAGATGCGCATGTTCCTCGACGGCATCAACACCCGACTCCACGACCACGACCAGCCCCAGGGAGACACCACCCCATGACCGACCGCAGGCCCGCCGCGGCCCTCATCACCGCGGGCGGGGTGTGGCTGTCCCCCGACGTCTGCCACCCCCTGTGGCTCGCCCTGCGCGCCCAACTCGCCCGGCACCGCGCCGACGGCGGACGCGTACGCCCCGAAGTCGCCGCCGCCCTCGACACGTTGCGCGCCGCAGCCCTCCACCACCTCGCGTCCCCGAACGGACACGACGAACGGACATTCGAGGACACCCCGCCAGCATCAGAGCGCGAGCTGATCCGCACGGAACAACTCGCCGACCGGCTCCACGTGACCCCACGTCATGCCCGGCGCCTGGCTGCACAGGCAGGCGTCACCCCCGCCGCGCGCAACGCGTGGCACCCGGACGACGTACAGCACCTCACCCGACTACGGAAGGACCCCACATGCCACCCGGCATCGACACCAAGGCCGCGATCGCCATGACCGAGGCCGACGTCCGCGCGATCCTCACCGACGCCCAGGACACCGCCCACAAGGCCACACAAGCCCTCGCGGACGCCGAAGCCAACCCCGCCAGCGTCACCGCCGCACGCCTCGCCGAACTGCGGCAGGAAGCCGACCACGCCGCCCTGGTCGTCGAGGACGCCGCACGCCGGCAAAGCGAGATCCGCGACATCCGCGCGGCCGACGAACGCGCCCGCCTCGCCGTCGAGGTGAAAACCGCCGGGCCCGCCGACCTCGACCACGCGGACGAACTCCTCGACTGCCTGACCGCCCTCGGGAGCGCCCTGTACGCGTTCGTCGACGCCGCCGCGGACCACAACGACCGAATCGACCACTGGCGCGTGCAGGCGGGCAACGCCGGACTCGACTTCGGCCGCGACGACAACGCCATCACCCTCGGCGGACGGACCCGCCGCCACCTCGACGTGCCCCGCATCCTCGGGTCCCTGACCCATCGGG is from Yinghuangia sp. ASG 101 and encodes:
- a CDS encoding helix-turn-helix domain-containing protein, with amino-acid sequence MTDPSAACERSNAKRARARTRQAPRTGSTGPSNVPTGTVTGPEQHHLAAGVGALLKAERVDGEWTVRELASRIGAAHTTVLRLEAGTRRPSPAMLASLARVLSLGDAEYETDLYARLVDAAGASMAADTPGGQRRRARRMWRIEQERRRDRAAQERRERARQPSRTGSSAAGDSGRTLRLMAVLTEAFDGYERVAAAIASGRLAGPQLAAAETEYIRLRDRLDALLPTNPQKENPDD